TGGAAGAATGAGACTGGCTGGGAACCGTGTGGGATACCATCCGAAAGAAATGACCATGAGAATTTTGGGGAGGAAATCTGGAATCAAGATGGAACGAAGATGCAGGAGGAAAACCacatggagaagaggaaatgTAAAGCCGTCCCATGCCAGGGTGAGAACTTCTGTGGAATCCCAATCCATCAGGAAAAGCAAGCAGAAAGTGTAAGGAGCAAGTACCTCAACACTCATTGGAGAAcccatggaggggaaaaaacaaacaaaagcttcAAGTTCGGGAAGAACTTCAGTTGGAGCAGAAACCTTACTAAAAGTCAAATGCTTTGCTCAGGGGAAAAGCCATACAAAtgcttggtgtgtggaaagagcttcaactgGAGCACAAACCTgacttcacatcaaagaattcacactggtgaGAGACCGTATAAATGTTCAGACTGTAGCAAGACATTCTGTGATCAGTCGGGTCTTATTAAACATAAGCGagttcacacgggggagaaaccttATCAGTGTTTggtatgtggaaagagcttcagtcagaacacACACCTTACTACACATCAAAGaatgcacacaggggagaaaccatataaatgctcagagtgtggaactGGCTTTAGTCGGAAAACATATCTtatttcacatcaaagaattcacaccggaGAGAGACCTTACAAATGctcggagtgtggaaagagcttctgtCAGAGCTCACACCTTACATCACATCAAAggattcacactggagagaaccCCTATAGCTGTTCAGCCTGTAGTAAGAGCTTCTCTGTTAAAGCATCCCTTCTTCAACATGAaaggatccacacaggggagaagccttatgcatgcttggagtgtggaaagagcttcaatagGAGTACAACTTTAAAtgcacatcaaagaatccacacaggagagaagccatacaaatgcttagaatgcggaaagagcttcatcCAGAACACAAGCCTGACTtcgcataaaagaattcacacaaatGAGAAAGTCAATAAAGACACAGTTGGGAAGAGCTTCAATTGGAACAGAAAATTCACTGAATATGAAACACTCCATAAaagagagaaaccatataaatgttctgattgtggaaagagctttaatcAGAGTAGAAGcctcacttgtcatcaaagaatccacacaggggagagacCGTACAGCTGCTCAGTCTGTATCAAGAGGTTTTATGATCAGTCCAGCCTTATTAAGCAtaagagaattcacacaggggaaaaaccatataaatgctccgcctgcggaaagagcttcaatcagaGCAGAAGCCTCTCttcccatcaaagaatccacacaggggagagacCGTACAGCTGCTCAGACTGTATCAAGAGCTTTTGTGATCAGTCAAGCCTAATTAAGCaccagagaattcacacaggggagaaaccttataaatgctttcagtgtggaaagaacttcagtcagAGCACAAACCTTCTTAGACATGAAAGAACCCATACAGAGTGTTCATCCATGACACCCCATATGCTGAAGTTAACGTCTTCAAGTGCTCCATGTTTGTAACAACTTGGGAATGGGTTGCaggaagcagggccttctcagcattTGCTCTTCAACTTACTGATTAAGATTTCTGACTCCTCGGCGATGTTGCTTGCATGGTTTATCTGAGCAGTTTAATTTGGGCTTATGTTTGGATTACAAAGATGGATAAACATTAAATAagtatagaaaataaaataaaactaaagcagcataaatgtttggtgtgtggaaagcATTACATATGTAGAGATGAACACATAAGTTTGTATATTACCTAATCGGACCACTGACCCACCTAGCCTAGTAGTGACTCATCTGGTtggcagtgtctctccagggtGTGAGggagattcccacccacccataacCTACCTGATCCTTTCGAAATCTCCCACCTACCAAtaaaaaaacctcaaattttGCACATGTTGTAAGACCCACCTTAGGACCATGTTTCCTGTCTTTGATGTGAGGTATAGTTTTTTCAACCCCCACCGGCTCAGAAAACACACCCGGAACACCGATGTGCGAACATATTAGGATACACGGTGGCATTTCTTTGTGGGCCCACACACAATATATCAACTCAGAatggcttacttccaggtaagtgagaaaaggcgagtgaggggagacataatagaggtgtacaaaattatgcatggggtaaagaatgtggatagggagacatttttctacctctcaaaataccagaacccaaaaAGGGTTAATTTCATGCAGCGGAATggtttcaggacagatcaaaggaaggacttcttcgtgCAGGgcagaattaaactatggaattcacttccacagaaTGTGGTTCTGGCTCTCAatgtgggtggctttaaaaggaaattggacaaattactggaggagaaggctatcaatggctgctagtcccaaTGGCTCTCAGCTACCTCCTACATCAGAGAtgataagcctatgtacaccagttgctggggaacatgggcgggagagtgctgttgcacttctgtcctgcttgtgggtcttccATGggaagctagttggccactgtgtgaacataatggaCTAGACAGATCCTTAGTCTAATCCAGTTCTTACGTTCCTAAGTGGATCATAGCCCACTTTTAATTGACTAAAAAGTTGTCCCCAATTAATCAGACAGCAgatttgtgtatgttttaaaacaattatttttaatgtaagaAAAATTGCAACAACTATTGCAATTTAAAAAAGCCTCCCATTTTCTCATGGCCTTTGAAgatgaatgcctcttctaaaaacaaagaagtatTTTTGCTTCAGAATTAATACAACCCATACAAACACGGTTGattgattggtttgtttgttaattCACAGCATTTACGCTATCCTATAGTAAAGTTCTTTGAGAAGCCTATAGCAATAAAATGTTCAAATATAAATCAAAACCATCCAAACaaaacaacataaaagctcagcagcaaagaataaaatctATACATTCAGATCTATAGTCCTGCCTTTTGGCGCAACAAGGAAcaactctgctccatcttctgcaccAGTGGCCTTCAATGGGTGGGGTCTCGCGACCCAAGCGTGGGCAGCGGCAAagttgttgctgccatgttgggcaattgtgaaagtgggtcccatgttgcaggttgggagcccAAGgggggtctcgggtctggaccagttgaagaccactgttctgcATGAGAGCTCTTCAGGTATTTGAAAACAGCTATCATGTCTTCTCCAActtaaccttttctttttcagagaatatatatatatatatatatatatatatatatatatatatcttgctacataataaaaacaaccaaaaacatcACAAAACAGCGAAATGCATTTCCAGCAACTTACAAATTATAAACCTGTTAAGtcagtgtgaccatatgaaaaggatctgtatctttaacagttgcacagaaaagggaatttcagcaggtgtcatttgtatatatggagaacctggtgaaattccctcttcatgacaacagttaaaattgcaggagctatactcgagtgaccagatttaaaagagggcaaggcacctgcagctttaactgttgtgatgaagaggaaatttcaccaggttccccatatatagaaatgacacctgctgaaattcccttttctatgcaactgttaaagatacaggagtcctgtcctccttttcattattattattattatttatttatatagcaccatcaatgtacatggtgctttcatatggtcaccctaaataaataaaggtatacATATCTGTTAAACGTACTGCCCTCTGTTAAtaattagattattattattatgtcctccttctcatagggtcaccctaattaagtaGGGTAACCACATGGAAAGGTACActtggctcctgtatttttaacagttctatagaatagggaatttcagcaagtgtcatttgtaggcatgtagcaTTTGgcgaaagctgcagaagccctgaccggatacaaaagagggcagggctcctgcagctttcactgttgtgatgacgagggaatgtcaccaggtgctgcctgcctacaaatgacacctactgaaattccctcttcagcacaacagttaaagatacaggagcccggtcctcctttccaaagggtCACCCTGCTTActtattaaaggcacaatcctatgcatgttaacacaggggaaaaaaagtcctacaactcccagcatgactcagtcatggctggggcatgctgggagttgtaggacttctcccccccaccccccgcctaaGCATGCATTGGCTGGCGGCTGAAGATTGCTGAAACCATTTTAATAACATATTTTTTAGACCGCAAGAACATTGCTTTAACACAAGTGAATGGCTCATTCTCCCCATCTAAACATAATCACCACTTCCCTGTCTCGAtaatctttctttaaaataaataaataaatgctatagcTTGGATCTTAcggacatttattattattgttattttttgcaGATCCCGTAATATTGCAGGCTTTTCCtggttcccaccccacccactctctctctctctctccctccctccctctattttcccgtctcttctccagactgaacacacCCAGCTCTTTCCTCCCAGAGAAGGAGTGTTTAAAAGGGGTTAAAGCAACCGAGCTTTGCTTCCTAGAAGAGGCTgcaagagagagatggggagggtcTTTTCCTgttagtggggtggggtggggtgggggtcgtgGCTTTTCAATGCCTTTCCCCTACATCTGCGGGAGACGAAGATCCCCTGAGCCTAAGAAGAGGTGAGCAAAGgatgggtgggggagcgggaatcTCCAGGAGGTGACAGCAAGGGGGGcaagaaattggggtggggggaatcgagGAGAGAGAGACCCCCAACtcctttatctcccccccccactcttttgATCCCATTTTTGATTCCCACTCCCCTCCTTTAAGTTCAGTTAAAACAATCCTTACTTCTGAAAATCAACAGAAAGCTAGCTGAGTTTCCTACCCGTGACAACAAAGTTAGTGATATtactttaaacatttaaaatcaccTTTTAAATCATATTTAGACCACCAGAATGTT
This window of the Elgaria multicarinata webbii isolate HBS135686 ecotype San Diego chromosome 3, rElgMul1.1.pri, whole genome shotgun sequence genome carries:
- the LOC134396132 gene encoding zinc finger protein 85-like yields the protein MEEQGLKSGETQAGGTKGFLQTIPGGQVKQESDEALFQPWEAQWQDFLKKMESPQYDWGSPQLPKEPTPWDDAKAFLASFEQVAKACRWPKAEWAARLLPALSGESEQVFRRLEAGDRKDYGKVKAAILRRDAISREKQRQHFRCFCYQEAEGPRGAYNQLQGLCRQWLKIERHSKEQILELLILEQFLAILPSEIQNWVRERGPESCSQAVGLAEDFLLIPRESSWNGTQGRMLYCVASQPSFSTDQVALKEAAAVCSEASQALSGSEEGQLRTETKQEEDQGEARLLANKGWMTIDDGEKNVPEDTELTEPCGMSVWKVEENLPQCCEQENTSASQGGSECRREAHPAEEAVESITCHGGHKVPSEHTVQTAGDMWKNETGWEPCGIPSERNDHENFGEEIWNQDGTKMQEENHMEKRKCKAVPCQGENFCGIPIHQEKQAESVRSKYLNTHWRTHGGEKTNKSFKFGKNFSWSRNLTKSQMLCSGEKPYKCLVCGKSFNWSTNLTSHQRIHTGERPYKCSDCSKTFCDQSGLIKHKRVHTGEKPYQCLVCGKSFSQNTHLTTHQRMHTGEKPYKCSECGTGFSRKTYLISHQRIHTGERPYKCSECGKSFCQSSHLTSHQRIHTGENPYSCSACSKSFSVKASLLQHERIHTGEKPYACLECGKSFNRSTTLNAHQRIHTGEKPYKCLECGKSFIQNTSLTSHKRIHTNEKVNKDTVGKSFNWNRKFTEYETLHKREKPYKCSDCGKSFNQSRSLTCHQRIHTGERPYSCSVCIKRFYDQSSLIKHKRIHTGEKPYKCSACGKSFNQSRSLSSHQRIHTGERPYSCSDCIKSFCDQSSLIKHQRIHTGEKPYKCFQCGKNFSQSTNLLRHERTHTECSSMTPHMLKLTSSSAPCL